Proteins from a genomic interval of Desulfovibrio piger:
- a CDS encoding molybdenum cofactor biosynthesis protein MoaE, which produces MDVNKVLQELKARPGFTDHVGMMLVHNGVVRGWSRKDHAPVSSITVSHDQAKMVAICHEMEQRPGIFAIVAQANGGELQPGDDLLLLVVAGDIRENVKATFAELLDRIKSEAVIKQEHGPKA; this is translated from the coding sequence ATGGACGTCAACAAGGTTTTGCAGGAACTCAAGGCCCGCCCCGGCTTCACCGACCATGTGGGCATGATGCTGGTACACAATGGCGTTGTCCGCGGCTGGTCGCGCAAGGATCATGCGCCGGTCAGCTCCATCACCGTCAGCCATGACCAGGCCAAGATGGTCGCCATTTGTCATGAGATGGAGCAGCGCCCCGGCATCTTCGCCATCGTGGCCCAGGCCAATGGAGGGGAATTGCAGCCCGGTGACGACCTGCTCCTGCTGGTGGTGGCCGGTGACATCCGCGAGAACGTCAAAGCCACCTTTGCCGAGCTGCTGGACCGCATCAAGTCCGAAGCCGTCATCAAACAGGAACACGGCCCGAAAGCCTAG
- a CDS encoding PHP domain-containing protein, whose protein sequence is MQFIDLHTHSQASDGTDSPGQLVRNAQIQGLAAVAVTDHDTVSGLDEAEAAARDLGLEFVRGCELSTSTELGEMHVLGLWLPRDLAPLQDRLQYLRRKRSERNVRIVEKLQGLGVEIELDEVLHEARGESVGRPHIAAVLVRKGYVKDVSEAFKEYLGYYGRAYLPKEVLQPEVAVEVLSSLGATVCLAHPMLQKLPEGWLEAFIERLLPCGLTAIEAYHSEHSEAASRRCLELARHYGLGVSGGSDYHGTNKPRIRLGKGYGSLRVPYSVLEELREMRARRGLPC, encoded by the coding sequence ATGCAATTCATTGATTTACATACGCATTCACAGGCCTCTGACGGAACGGACAGCCCCGGGCAGCTCGTGCGTAATGCCCAGATCCAGGGGCTGGCGGCGGTGGCGGTGACCGATCACGATACGGTCTCCGGCCTGGACGAAGCCGAGGCGGCAGCCCGTGACCTGGGGCTGGAATTCGTGCGTGGATGCGAACTGTCGACCAGTACGGAGCTGGGCGAGATGCATGTGCTCGGCCTGTGGCTGCCCCGGGATCTGGCTCCCCTGCAGGACAGGCTCCAGTATCTGCGCCGCAAACGCAGCGAGCGCAACGTCCGCATCGTGGAAAAGCTCCAGGGCCTGGGCGTGGAGATCGAGCTCGACGAAGTGCTGCACGAGGCCCGCGGCGAAAGCGTGGGGCGCCCGCACATCGCTGCCGTGCTGGTCCGCAAGGGCTATGTGAAGGACGTCAGCGAGGCCTTCAAGGAATATCTGGGCTATTACGGCCGCGCCTACCTGCCCAAGGAGGTCCTGCAGCCCGAAGTGGCCGTGGAAGTCCTCTCTTCTCTGGGGGCCACGGTCTGCCTGGCCCACCCCATGCTGCAAAAGCTGCCCGAGGGCTGGCTGGAAGCCTTCATCGAACGCCTCCTGCCCTGCGGGCTCACGGCCATCGAGGCCTATCACAGCGAACATTCCGAGGCCGCTTCCCGGCGCTGCCTGGAGCTGGCCCGCCATTACGGCCTGGGCGTCAGCGGCGGCTCGGACTATCACGGTACCAACAAGCCCCGCATCCGCCTGGGCAAGGGCTACGGCTCCCTGCGCGTGCCCTACAGCGTGCTGGAAGAGCTGCGCGAGATGCGCGCCCGGCGCGGCCTGCCCTGCTAG
- the yfcE gene encoding phosphodiesterase, with translation MRLLIASDLHGSLDSLRFLCDTAQRLSPDMLVLLGDLVYHGPRNPLPGGYDTRSVLEELDRLNHLPCPVTAVRGNCDAEVDIMLTPFAVSENAWIEADALRIFASHGHRLPETPPLPGFAPGTVILRGHTHIPRGESLDGLHFWNPGSLSLPKGGFPRSYGLYEDGCFHVYDMEGKELLRHWPRQNWPHQAGR, from the coding sequence ATGCGTCTGCTCATCGCTTCCGACCTGCACGGCTCGCTGGACAGCCTGCGCTTCCTCTGTGATACGGCCCAACGCCTGTCGCCCGACATGCTGGTGCTGCTGGGCGACCTGGTCTACCACGGTCCGCGCAACCCCCTGCCCGGCGGCTATGACACCCGCTCCGTGCTGGAAGAACTGGACCGCCTGAACCATCTGCCCTGCCCGGTCACGGCCGTACGCGGCAACTGCGACGCCGAAGTGGACATCATGCTCACGCCCTTCGCCGTTTCGGAAAACGCCTGGATAGAGGCCGACGCCCTGCGCATCTTCGCCAGCCACGGCCACCGTCTGCCGGAGACCCCGCCTCTGCCGGGTTTTGCCCCGGGCACGGTCATCCTGCGCGGCCATACCCACATCCCGCGCGGCGAGAGCCTGGACGGCCTGCACTTCTGGAACCCCGGCTCCCTCAGTCTGCCCAAGGGCGGATTCCCCCGCAGCTACGGCCTGTATGAGGACGGCTGCTTCCACGTCTACGACATGGAAGGCAAGGAACTGCTGCGCCACTGGCCCCGCCAGAACTGGCCCCATCAGGCGGGCCGATGA
- a CDS encoding DVU0772 family protein yields MNRLQDYALYDISWNLSPEHAVTMYLEWGNNDWHSEYPPVRSKEDVSHYFVVDSWGKEPVIRLVRRNSENAEDLFTMPLPHHLLSEYESVHGKWRGISEPTPAIKSWLRHELGQ; encoded by the coding sequence ATGAACCGCCTGCAAGATTATGCTCTTTATGATATTTCCTGGAACCTGAGCCCTGAACACGCCGTGACCATGTATCTCGAATGGGGCAACAACGACTGGCACTCCGAATATCCGCCCGTGCGCTCCAAGGAAGATGTGTCCCACTACTTCGTGGTGGACAGCTGGGGCAAGGAACCCGTCATCCGCCTGGTGCGCCGCAACTCCGAAAACGCTGAAGACCTGTTCACCATGCCGCTTCCCCACCACCTGCTGTCCGAATACGAATCCGTGCACGGCAAGTGGCGCGGCATCAGCGAACCCACCCCCGCCATCAAGAGCTGGCTGCGCCACGAACTGGGCCAGTAG
- a CDS encoding Trm112 family protein — protein MMNTQELLQILACPRCMGSLEPLPSAEHPEGLACPACNVVYPVRDDIPIMLVDAAVERARWDEEHKG, from the coding sequence ATGATGAACACACAGGAACTGCTGCAGATTCTGGCCTGCCCCCGCTGCATGGGCTCTCTGGAGCCCCTGCCCTCTGCCGAGCATCCCGAAGGCCTGGCCTGCCCGGCCTGCAACGTGGTCTATCCCGTGCGTGACGATATCCCCATCATGCTGGTGGACGCCGCTGTGGAGCGCGCCCGCTGGGATGAGGAACACAAAGGCTAG
- the secA gene encoding preprotein translocase subunit SecA, with protein sequence MFGFIFKKIFGSKNDRYLRRLRPIVARINALEPQMQELADEDFAQRMTEYRQQVQAGERTLDDLLPEVFALVREASRRVMGMRHYDVQLVGGIVLHRGKIAEMKTGEGKTLVATLPVALNALSGKGVHVVTVNDYLATRDAQWMGELYNFLGLSVGVIVNGLDDQARKEAYGADITYGTNNEFGFDYLRDNMKFYATQLVQRGHNFAIVDEVDSILIDEARTPLIISGASDESVGMYRAMDQIVRQLGPEDYTVDEKARTAMLSEEGVAHCEALLHVDNLFDPANITQQHCILQALKAHHVFKRDVDYIVQNDKVVIVDEFTGRLMDGRRYSDGLHQALEAKENVTIAAENQTLASITFQNYFRMYDKLAGMTGTADTEAVEFHQIYNLEVVSIPPNKPMQRKDYPDLIYRTRKEKYDAIIEAIRELYEKGQPVLVGTISIETSEMLSQRLKKLNIPHSVLNAKQHAREAEIVAQAGQKGHVTIATNMAGRGTDIVLGEGVLELGGLHILGTERHESRRIDNQLRGRSGRQGDPGSSRFYLSLEDDLMRLFGSDRISGLMEKLGLKDGEAIENTMVTRAVESAQKRVEAHHFEIRKTLLDYDNVMNQQREVIYTLRRDMMVEEDLEPVLSEFRNDILDDAYTPLEQADTDTAIELRKALQARLADVFNLGRVLAADAPVPDRAGCEECIHQIFQQLREEAGPLYQDILRYFLLEELDRTWKEHLRNMDALRDGIGLRGYGQKDPKLEYKREGFEMFQSMLFQIREGVFRALTRVHVQPAEPAPAEDAVEEGNAPAEAPQQEAPKAKPTLSLRHKENDDLAYSGSQTTDAGNQPAKAKPRVGRNDPCPCGSGKKYKKCCGMGKV encoded by the coding sequence ATGTTCGGTTTCATTTTCAAAAAGATTTTCGGCAGCAAGAACGACCGCTACCTGCGCCGCCTGCGCCCCATCGTGGCGCGCATCAACGCGCTCGAACCCCAGATGCAGGAACTGGCCGACGAGGACTTCGCCCAGCGCATGACGGAATACCGCCAGCAGGTGCAGGCCGGTGAACGCACCCTGGACGACCTTCTGCCCGAAGTCTTCGCCCTGGTCCGCGAAGCCTCCCGCCGTGTCATGGGCATGCGCCACTATGACGTGCAGCTGGTGGGCGGCATCGTGCTGCACCGCGGCAAGATCGCCGAAATGAAGACCGGTGAAGGCAAGACCCTGGTGGCCACCCTGCCCGTGGCCCTCAATGCCCTTTCCGGCAAGGGCGTGCATGTGGTGACCGTCAACGACTACCTGGCCACCCGCGACGCCCAGTGGATGGGCGAGCTCTACAACTTCCTGGGCCTTTCCGTGGGCGTCATCGTCAACGGTCTTGACGACCAGGCCCGCAAGGAAGCCTACGGCGCCGACATCACCTACGGTACCAACAACGAGTTCGGCTTCGACTACCTGCGCGACAACATGAAGTTCTACGCCACGCAGCTGGTGCAGCGCGGCCACAACTTCGCCATCGTGGACGAAGTGGACTCCATCCTCATCGACGAGGCCCGTACCCCGCTCATCATCTCCGGCGCTTCCGACGAAAGCGTGGGCATGTACCGCGCCATGGACCAGATCGTGCGCCAGCTGGGCCCCGAAGACTACACCGTGGACGAGAAGGCCCGCACCGCCATGCTCTCCGAGGAAGGCGTGGCCCACTGCGAAGCCCTGCTGCATGTGGACAACCTCTTCGACCCGGCCAACATCACCCAGCAGCACTGCATCCTGCAGGCCCTGAAGGCCCATCACGTCTTCAAGCGCGATGTGGACTACATCGTGCAGAACGACAAGGTGGTCATCGTGGACGAGTTCACGGGCCGCCTCATGGACGGCCGCCGCTATTCCGACGGTCTGCACCAGGCCCTGGAAGCCAAGGAAAACGTCACCATCGCCGCCGAGAACCAGACCCTGGCCTCCATCACCTTCCAGAACTATTTCCGCATGTATGACAAGCTGGCGGGCATGACCGGTACGGCCGATACCGAAGCCGTGGAATTCCACCAGATCTACAATCTGGAAGTGGTCTCCATCCCGCCCAACAAGCCCATGCAGCGCAAGGACTACCCCGACCTCATCTACCGTACCCGCAAGGAAAAGTACGATGCCATCATCGAGGCCATCCGCGAGCTGTACGAAAAGGGCCAGCCCGTGCTGGTGGGCACCATCTCCATCGAGACCTCGGAAATGCTCTCCCAGCGCCTGAAAAAGCTCAACATCCCGCACAGCGTGCTCAACGCCAAGCAGCACGCCCGTGAAGCCGAGATCGTGGCCCAGGCCGGCCAGAAGGGCCATGTGACCATCGCCACCAACATGGCCGGCCGCGGTACGGACATCGTGCTGGGCGAAGGCGTGCTGGAACTGGGCGGCCTGCACATCCTGGGCACCGAACGCCACGAGAGCCGCCGTATCGACAACCAGCTGCGCGGCCGTTCCGGCCGTCAGGGCGACCCCGGTTCCTCCCGCTTCTACCTCTCGCTGGAAGACGACCTCATGCGCCTGTTCGGCTCCGACCGCATCAGCGGCCTCATGGAGAAGCTGGGCCTCAAGGACGGTGAAGCCATCGAGAACACCATGGTCACCCGCGCCGTGGAAAGCGCCCAGAAGCGCGTGGAAGCCCACCACTTCGAGATCCGCAAGACCCTGCTGGATTACGACAACGTCATGAACCAGCAGCGCGAGGTCATCTACACCCTGCGCCGCGACATGATGGTGGAAGAAGATCTGGAACCCGTGCTGAGCGAGTTCCGCAACGATATCCTGGACGATGCCTACACGCCGCTGGAACAGGCCGATACCGATACGGCCATCGAGCTGCGCAAGGCCCTGCAGGCCCGTCTGGCCGACGTCTTCAACCTGGGCCGCGTGCTGGCGGCCGATGCTCCCGTGCCCGACCGTGCCGGCTGTGAGGAATGCATCCACCAGATCTTCCAGCAGCTGCGCGAAGAAGCCGGTCCCCTGTACCAGGACATCCTGCGCTACTTCCTGCTGGAAGAACTGGACCGCACCTGGAAGGAACATCTGCGCAACATGGACGCCCTGCGTGACGGTATCGGCCTGCGCGGTTACGGCCAGAAGGACCCCAAGCTGGAATACAAGCGTGAAGGCTTCGAGATGTTCCAGTCCATGCTCTTCCAGATCCGCGAAGGCGTGTTCCGCGCCCTGACCCGCGTGCATGTGCAGCCCGCCGAACCCGCCCCTGCCGAGGACGCCGTGGAAGAGGGCAATGCCCCGGCCGAAGCTCCGCAGCAGGAAGCCCCCAAGGCCAAGCCCACCCTGAGCCTGCGCCACAAGGAGAACGACGACCTGGCCTACTCCGGCAGCCAGACCACGGATGCCGGCAACCAACCCGCCAAGGCCAAGCCCCGCGTGGGCCGCAACGATCCCTGCCCCTGCGGCAGCGGCAAGAAGTACAAAAAGTGCTGCGGCATGGGCAAAGTCTAG